The segment TCCATTTTCTAAAGTCACCTCTGTCTCAGAAGCAGCAAGACTTTTTTTTGAGGTGTTACCATCATCAGTCTTTTTGCAAGACCAAAGCAGTCCTAACGAAATAGCTGCTACTGCCAAAAATTTGTAATTTACTTTCATACGTTTTATATATTTCTTTAAAAATATATAAAATAACCCATTAAACAAACTATAAGATTATTTAATTAAATATTAAGCAACATAATGATATTTTGTCCAGAATTTTGACCAAATAATAATTATTATGAAAATAATAAAATTATTAGTTTAACAACCAATCTATAAGTAATTAACTAGCTTTAAACGCAAAAATCCCTGCTGAGGTTTAAATCTTAGCAGGGATTTTATGTTTATTATTTATTTCTTAGTTCGTTACACTAACAATCTCAATATCAAAATCCAATACTGCATTTCTAGGTAGTGTAGGCACAATTCCAAGTGGTCCATAACCACGATCAGAAGGGATAAGAAGTCGTATTTTACCCCCTTTGGTTAATTTACCGGGAATTACATCACCCCAGCCTTTAACCCCTAAGCTTCCCAAAGTGAAACTAAAAGTACCATCAACATTTGTTTGAGATACAGTACCATCAGCAAATCTTAATGTATAATTAGCGATCAGCGTTGAGCTGAGTGAGATCTTATCTGTACCTGTACCTGGAGTTGAAATACTATAATAAACCCTTGAAGGGTCTTTAATCATAGTTAGATTATTCTTTTTAATGATATCATTGATGATGCGGTCATCTAAAGCAATCTGTGATTTTTCAGGCGCTGTAGTTACAGTCAAATCAATATTTTCATTCGAAGGAATACTTGCATTACCATTTTTTCCATAGGCCAGATAAGATGGAAGCAGGATTCTTGCAGAACCACCTGGTTTAAGTCTCAAAATTACGTCACGTAATGCAGTAACTCCTATTGTAGAAAAAACAGTATTATCAACAGGAACCAGTGCATTTGTATATCCGGCAAGGGTACCAAAATTTCCATTTAAAGAAGAAGCCCAGTACACCGTACCATTTTCCAGTCCTTTTACCGAAACATTATATAACACAGAATCACTGGTTGCATATAGAGCAGTACCAGTTCCAGGATTCAGAATCTGATAGTAATAACCAGTTTTCAATGAATCTGGTGTAACAGTCAGATTATTGGCTTTAATATAATCCTCTATCTTCTTCCCGTCTACAACCTGAATAGAATCATAAGTCTTTTTACAAGAACTAAAAAGAACAGTTAAGCCAATCAAGGCAAGAGTAAATTGTGATAACTTTTTAAGCATTATTTTTATTTTGGTTGGACTATTGGTACGTATTTGTTTACTCCGATTAATTTGATGTCGAAATCTAATATTGAATTTGCAGGCAAAAATGCAGGTAATCCGTTACTCTGCTGCGTTGCAGGAACTACCCTGTTTTGGTAAGCCATTGTTGAAGGTATAATTAATCTGATATGTCCACCCGGCTGGATCAATCTCAGCCCCTTTTGCCAGCCTTCTATAGCCGAGCTAAAAATAAACTTAGGAACCAGGTCGTCAGTGACTACCGGAGTCATATCATACAACAAATGTTTAATCGTACTTCCAGTATAACGCATCCTTATCGTATCTGTAGGATCATAAGTTGCATTACCTTTTCCGGCATCGTATATCTGATAATATAACCCTTCAGCAGTCTTTTTCGCGGTTATCCTAGTTGAATCAACCCCCGTTTTGTTAATTGAATCTATATAGATCTTAATCAAATCATCATCAATTGCCAATTGCGCAGCTTTATCATAGGCAGGAGCTGTTTTACAGGCTGCGAAAGAACAAGCGGCGATTATCAACAATAACAGAGTTTTGCTTTTAGACATATTGCACAAAAATAGTCTTTTATTAGGGATGGTACAATATTTAACCAATTTTAACAATTACCACAAAAAACAAAGGCCGGATCATGTATAATGAACCGGCCTCAGCTGTCTTATTTCAAGACGTTAAAAACAATATTTATTCTCAGCAATCAGTTGTTGTGCAACTTTCTGACGTGCGTCTTTCACGTTAAATGGCTCCACTTTAGTAAATCTTTTTAGCCCTACTAACATCATACGTTGTTCATCACCTTCGGCAAAAGCCCATAAAGCTTCTTTTCCAGCTTTTTGCAAAGCATCAACTGCCTCTACAAAATAGATACGCATCATGTTCAATTGTCCTTCGCAAGCTTCAGCACCTCTTAAACTAACCAATTTCTCTGTTCTCAGCATTACTGATTCCGCTACGTAAACATAACTCGCCATATCTGCAATGTTCATCAGGATTTCCTGTTCTTTAGAAAGGCTCATCATTAACTTCTGAACTGCTGCCCCTGCAACCATTAATGTTGCTTTCTTCAGGTTCTGAATGATTTTTTTCTCCGCTGCAAAAAGGGTATCATCTTCTTCACCGAAATCAGGAATAGACATTAACTCAGCAGCTACAGCAGTAGCCGGGGTCATTAAGTCTAATTCACCTTTCATCGCTCTTTTCAACATCATATCAACAGTCAATAATCTGTTGATTTCGTTTGTACCTTCAAAAATTCTGTTGATCCTTGCATCACGGTAGGCTCTGTCCATTGGGGCATCGGCCGAGAAGCCCATTCCGCCATAAATCTGAACACCTTCATCCACTACATAGTCCAATGCCTCAGAACCCCATACTTTAAGGATCGCACATTCTACCGCAAATTGCTCCGTAGATTTTAGTTTCGCCTTACTTTTATCCATTCCACCAGCAACCAATGCTTCATAAGCATCGTCAATATTCTGACCAGCACGATAATTAGCAGACTCTACCGCATAAACTTTGGTTGCCATTTCAGCAATCTTATAACGAATAGCACCATACTTTGAAATCGGACGCTCAAACTGGATACGCTCATTTGAATAATTGATTGCAGTACTAATTACAGCTTTAGAAGCCCCAACAGCAGCAGCAGCCAATTTAATACGGCCAATATTTAAAATATTAACAGCAATCTTAAATCCATTTTCACGTTCCGAAAGCATGTTTTCTACGGGAACTGCACAATCGTTGAAAAACACCTGACGTGTTGACGACCCTTTAATCCCCATTTTATGTTCTTCAGGGTTCATGGTTACCCCACCAAACTCACGCTCTACAATAAATGCAGTCAGGTTTTTATCATCATCGATTTTCGCGAACACAATAAAAATATCTGCAAAACCACCATTGGTAATCCACATTTTTTGTCCGTTAATCACATAATGTTTACCATCTG is part of the Pedobacter cryoconitis genome and harbors:
- a CDS encoding FKBP-type peptidyl-prolyl cis-trans isomerase; the protein is MLKKLSQFTLALIGLTVLFSSCKKTYDSIQVVDGKKIEDYIKANNLTVTPDSLKTGYYYQILNPGTGTALYATSDSVLYNVSVKGLENGTVYWASSLNGNFGTLAGYTNALVPVDNTVFSTIGVTALRDVILRLKPGGSARILLPSYLAYGKNGNASIPSNENIDLTVTTAPEKSQIALDDRIINDIIKKNNLTMIKDPSRVYYSISTPGTGTDKISLSSTLIANYTLRFADGTVSQTNVDGTFSFTLGSLGVKGWGDVIPGKLTKGGKIRLLIPSDRGYGPLGIVPTLPRNAVLDFDIEIVSVTN
- a CDS encoding FKBP-type peptidyl-prolyl cis-trans isomerase; this encodes MLIIAACSFAACKTAPAYDKAAQLAIDDDLIKIYIDSINKTGVDSTRITAKKTAEGLYYQIYDAGKGNATYDPTDTIRMRYTGSTIKHLLYDMTPVVTDDLVPKFIFSSAIEGWQKGLRLIQPGGHIRLIIPSTMAYQNRVVPATQQSNGLPAFLPANSILDFDIKLIGVNKYVPIVQPK
- a CDS encoding acyl-CoA dehydrogenase family protein, translated to METTDKTKVKGGEFLIKETTYQDVFIPEEFDEEQQMIAQTCRDFLTTEVYPNLDRIDKMEEGLMASLVTKAGELGLLGVSIPEEYGGFGKNFNTSMLVADVIGAGHSFAVAISAHTGIGTLPILYYGNEAQKAKYIPKLGSGEWKAAYCLTEPNSGSDANSGKTKAKLSADGKHYVINGQKMWITNGGFADIFIVFAKIDDDKNLTAFIVEREFGGVTMNPEEHKMGIKGSSTRQVFFNDCAVPVENMLSERENGFKIAVNILNIGRIKLAAAAVGASKAVISTAINYSNERIQFERPISKYGAIRYKIAEMATKVYAVESANYRAGQNIDDAYEALVAGGMDKSKAKLKSTEQFAVECAILKVWGSEALDYVVDEGVQIYGGMGFSADAPMDRAYRDARINRIFEGTNEINRLLTVDMMLKRAMKGELDLMTPATAVAAELMSIPDFGEEDDTLFAAEKKIIQNLKKATLMVAGAAVQKLMMSLSKEQEILMNIADMASYVYVAESVMLRTEKLVSLRGAEACEGQLNMMRIYFVEAVDALQKAGKEALWAFAEGDEQRMMLVGLKRFTKVEPFNVKDARQKVAQQLIAENKYCF